GCCGTGTCGCCCGCCACCGGCACCAGACTGGCGATGCCGTCCAGCCCGACCGGGATGCGGGTGAAGGGGATGCGCCAGCGGCTGTCCATCAGGCGGGACAGGCGGCGCAGCCGCTCCAGCCGCTGGAAGTCGATGGGGATCGAGCTGCCGGACCCGCCCGGTGGGGGATCTTCGGCAACGGTGCGCCGGCGTGTGCGGATGGCGTCGATCATCGCATGTCCCCCCGATCTGTCGGTCCCGCGCCTGCCGCGCGACTCCCCACCAAGGAAGAACCGGCCAGCACGCCCGCGGGTTCCGCCTTCCCGGAACAAAGTTCGCGCACCAAACAGATACCATGGGCGACTATCTTTGACGACAACCTTCGCCGATCGGCATCAGGTCGCCCGCGTTGCCGCCCGTGTCCGCCTTGTGCCGGCGACATGGAGCAGCCCGTAGCCGACCAGCGCCGAGGCGAGCGAGCCGGCCAGCACGCCCAGCCGCACCGCCACCGCATGCTCCGGGTCGGCGAAGGCCAGCGTCCCGATGAACAGGCTCATGGTGAAACCGATACCCGTCAGAACGGCGACGCCGTAGACCTGACCCCAGCTGGCCCGCGCCGGCCGCTCGACCACGCCGATATGCACGGCGATCCACACGGCGAGGAACACGCCCACCTGCTTGCCCACGAACAGGCCCAGCGCGATGCCCAGCGGCACCGGCTCCAGCAGGCTGGCGGGGGTGATGCCGTCCAGCGGCACGCCGGCGTTGGCCAGCGCGAAGACCGGCATGATGAGGAAGGCGACCCAGGGATGCAGCGCATGCTCCAGGCAATAGAGCGGCGCATCCTCCGCCCGCTTGCCGTCGGGATCCTTGACCCGCAGCGGAATGGCGAAGGCCAGCACCACGCCGGCCAGCGTGGCGTGGATCCCCGATTTCAGCACGCACACCCACAGCACCAGCCCCAGCAGCAGATAGGGCGTCAGCGAACGCACCCCGGCCCGGTTCAGCAGCCACAGCCCGACGGCCGATGCCGCCGCCAGCCCCAGCGCCATCGGCACCAGCCCGTGGCTGTAGAAGACGGCGATGATCACGATGGCGCCCAGATCGTCCATGATCGCCAGCGCCAGCAGGAAGACGCGCAGGCTGCCCGGCACGCGGTTGCCCAGCAGGGCCAGCACGCCGAGAGCGAAGGCGATGTCGGTGGCCGCCGGGATCGCCCAGCCCTGCAGGGCGCCCGGTTCGGCCTGGGCGAACAGGCAATAGACCAGCGCCGGCACCGCCATGCCGCCCAGCGCGGCGATGCCCGGCAGCATCGCCTTGGCCGGGCTGGACAATTCGCCCTCCAGCACCTCGCGCTTGATCTCCAGCCCGACCAGCAGGAAGAAGATCGCCATCAGCCCGTCGTTGATCCACAGGATCAGCGGCTTGTCCAAGCCGACGCCACCCGCCGTCACCGCCAGCTTCGTCGCCAGGATCGTGTCGTACAGCGGGGCCGCCGGCGAGTTCGCCCACAACAGGGCGAGCACCGCCGCAATCATCAGGACCACGCCGCTGGCGCTTTCGGTTTTCAGGAAGGTGGCGAGGCGTCCAAGCGTCATCGCGTCTCGTCTTTCCGGTCTGTTGGTGGAAAGGAACAAATGGCACCGTCAGGCTTCCGTTGGAAGACGCGGATGTCGAAAAATGCGTACGCCAACGATCGGCAGAGCATCGCGGCGAATTGACGCGCATGTGCATCTAAGCTGCTGCTGCTGCTCCGAATTTTGACGCC
The Azospirillum sp. TSA2s DNA segment above includes these coding regions:
- the nhaA gene encoding Na+/H+ antiporter NhaA, which produces MTLGRLATFLKTESASGVVLMIAAVLALLWANSPAAPLYDTILATKLAVTAGGVGLDKPLILWINDGLMAIFFLLVGLEIKREVLEGELSSPAKAMLPGIAALGGMAVPALVYCLFAQAEPGALQGWAIPAATDIAFALGVLALLGNRVPGSLRVFLLALAIMDDLGAIVIIAVFYSHGLVPMALGLAAASAVGLWLLNRAGVRSLTPYLLLGLVLWVCVLKSGIHATLAGVVLAFAIPLRVKDPDGKRAEDAPLYCLEHALHPWVAFLIMPVFALANAGVPLDGITPASLLEPVPLGIALGLFVGKQVGVFLAVWIAVHIGVVERPARASWGQVYGVAVLTGIGFTMSLFIGTLAFADPEHAVAVRLGVLAGSLASALVGYGLLHVAGTRRTRAATRAT